Proteins encoded within one genomic window of Bacillus thuringiensis:
- a CDS encoding carbonic anhydrase, whose protein sequence is MNSKNKKVLLLTDIEHGIEPIIQQETNIQQENMLNIHSYDSVIVHPYGDIMRSIIIAIYEENVEEIFVVGIEDKATDVVNLQIQRDSIKNNRELDYLFENCMPEFSSGSLDEWLSGKENVSENIEKSIDVIRHHPLVPSDVKVYGFKIDKTGGKETVIKIPTNKIVEKVN, encoded by the coding sequence ATGAATTCAAAGAATAAAAAAGTATTATTATTAACAGACATTGAACATGGAATAGAGCCTATTATCCAACAAGAAACTAATATTCAACAAGAAAACATGTTGAATATACACAGCTATGATTCTGTAATTGTACATCCTTATGGAGATATAATGAGATCTATTATTATTGCTATTTATGAAGAAAATGTGGAAGAAATTTTTGTTGTAGGAATAGAGGATAAAGCAACGGATGTAGTTAATCTACAGATTCAACGTGATTCCATAAAAAATAACAGAGAACTAGACTATCTCTTTGAAAATTGTATGCCTGAATTTTCAAGTGGTAGCCTTGATGAATGGCTAAGCGGAAAAGAAAATGTTAGTGAAAATATTGAGAAGAGTATAGACGTGATTCGTCATCATCCATTAGTACCGTCGGATGTTAAAGTTTATGGTTTCAAGATTGATAAAACAGGTGGAAAAGAAACTGTTATTAAAATTCCTACTAATAAAATAGTTGAAAAAGTTAACTAA
- a CDS encoding alpha/beta hydrolase → MKKWIKITLYSLLGILLIGSISFFVWSQFSYKPTKEALSLVDDKKDEDYIVFGEKDAKIGVIFYQGAKVEAEAYSYLGEALAKDGHFVVMPKLPLNLAILGINEVDSVIEKYPEVQKWYVAGHSMGGAMISKYASQHEDKVDGIIFLGSYPADDFSMKSIPMLSIYGEVDALATVEKIENSKKFMSKNTTMHMIKGGNHAHFGMYGEQKGDNASLITPKAQRDETVKVMEEWLLKQ, encoded by the coding sequence GTGAAGAAATGGATAAAAATTACGCTGTACTCTTTACTTGGTATTTTACTTATAGGAAGTATTAGTTTTTTTGTTTGGTCTCAGTTTAGTTATAAACCGACGAAAGAGGCTTTGTCGTTAGTGGATGATAAAAAAGATGAAGATTATATAGTTTTTGGAGAGAAAGATGCTAAAATAGGGGTTATTTTTTATCAAGGAGCTAAAGTAGAAGCCGAGGCTTATAGTTACTTAGGGGAAGCACTTGCAAAAGATGGACATTTTGTAGTAATGCCTAAGTTACCATTAAACTTAGCGATACTTGGAATAAATGAGGTAGACAGTGTAATTGAAAAGTATCCTGAAGTTCAAAAATGGTATGTTGCAGGGCATTCAATGGGCGGAGCTATGATTTCTAAGTATGCCTCTCAGCATGAAGACAAGGTAGACGGGATCATTTTCTTAGGTTCTTATCCTGCAGATGACTTCTCTATGAAATCGATTCCGATGTTATCAATTTACGGAGAAGTAGATGCTTTAGCAACTGTAGAAAAAATAGAAAACAGTAAAAAGTTCATGTCAAAGAATACAACTATGCACATGATAAAAGGCGGAAACCATGCTCATTTTGGCATGTATGGTGAGCAAAAAGGAGATAATGCGAGCTTAATTACGCCAAAAGCACAACGAGATGAAACAGTGAAAGTAATGGAAGAATGGCTTTTGAAACAATGA
- a CDS encoding NADH dehydrogenase subunit 5, with amino-acid sequence MLISLSSSTLLTLFFIALSASWLSGLLFLHARIPLRFVHIHIGIAALPSLVSLLALVNSNGDRVVGPWHLDTLAWLMAFFVLTIGLIIQRFSVRYLMGDRSYRKYFALFTFTTGVSSVAWLSDDLRFMIICWGATLIGLVLLIGLNKGWKVVSEATKISSYLFTISWIALLSAIIWLFQITGQWQLTSVLTNENVAQFGTLEKTGINLLIIVAVMIPAAQWPFHRWLIESAVAPTPVSAIMHAGLVNAGGIMLTRFSPLFHDDIAQIILLIFSSISVLIGTGISLVQVDYKRQLVGSTIAQMGFMLIQCALGAYLAAVIHLILHGLFKATLFLQAGSSVQRFGVVKQSNEKMSNLWMIVGRVLGLFIAIAFWFMTSGEGYQLVSAIILGWSLYFSWKQLVVFGEGRMGRIAGLIVLIGFSLIYFTVHYSLYKWLHTDMYQSVQPSAPAVIFVICILLFGSVISTFVTRNQSSTLFAVLYLWFVRVGEARRKSVESHPSYLKHYVSKGGNS; translated from the coding sequence ATGTTAATTTCGCTAAGTTCATCAACACTGTTAACATTATTTTTTATCGCGCTTAGTGCTTCTTGGCTAAGTGGATTATTGTTTTTACATGCAAGGATACCTTTACGTTTTGTTCATATCCATATTGGTATTGCTGCTTTGCCTTCATTGGTTTCTTTACTTGCACTTGTTAATAGCAATGGAGATAGAGTTGTGGGGCCTTGGCATCTAGATACGTTAGCTTGGTTAATGGCTTTCTTCGTTCTTACAATTGGTTTAATCATTCAGCGATTTTCTGTACGTTACTTAATGGGAGATCGCTCATATCGAAAATACTTTGCACTTTTTACATTTACTACAGGTGTATCTTCAGTTGCATGGTTAAGTGATGACCTTCGTTTCATGATTATTTGTTGGGGCGCAACTCTTATAGGATTGGTTCTACTCATCGGGCTAAATAAAGGGTGGAAAGTAGTTAGTGAAGCAACAAAAATTTCTAGTTATTTATTTACAATAAGCTGGATTGCGTTGTTATCAGCTATCATCTGGCTGTTTCAAATAACTGGACAGTGGCAGTTAACATCAGTTTTAACGAATGAAAATGTAGCTCAATTTGGAACATTGGAGAAAACAGGAATTAACTTATTGATTATAGTAGCTGTGATGATTCCAGCAGCACAATGGCCTTTTCACAGATGGTTAATTGAATCAGCTGTTGCCCCAACTCCTGTTTCTGCTATTATGCATGCAGGTTTAGTAAATGCTGGTGGTATCATGTTAACTAGATTTTCACCTCTTTTTCATGATGATATTGCACAAATTATTTTACTTATTTTCTCTAGTATTTCTGTCTTAATAGGAACAGGAATTAGTTTAGTCCAAGTTGATTACAAACGTCAGCTAGTAGGATCAACTATTGCCCAAATGGGATTTATGCTTATTCAATGCGCATTAGGCGCTTATTTAGCGGCTGTTATTCATTTAATTTTACATGGTTTGTTTAAAGCTACACTGTTTTTACAAGCTGGTTCTTCAGTACAACGTTTTGGGGTAGTGAAGCAGTCTAATGAAAAGATGTCCAATTTATGGATGATAGTCGGGCGTGTTTTAGGATTATTTATAGCAATTGCTTTCTGGTTTATGACTTCTGGAGAGGGATATCAATTAGTTAGTGCGATCATCTTAGGCTGGTCATTATACTTTTCATGGAAACAGCTTGTTGTTTTTGGAGAGGGAAGAATGGGACGAATTGCTGGCTTAATTGTTTTGATTGGATTTTCTCTCATTTACTTTACCGTTCATTATTCTCTTTATAAATGGTTGCATACTGACATGTATCAAAGTGTTCAACCTTCAGCTCCAGCCGTTATCTTTGTTATATGTATCTTATTATTTGGTAGTGTTATTAGCACTTTCGTTACTCGTAATCAATCTTCTACTTTATTCGCTGTACTTTATCTTTGGTTCGTTCGAGTAGGTGAGGCGAGACGAAAGTCAGTAGAAAGTCACCCAAGCTATCTGAAACATTATGTATCAAAGGGAGGTAATTCGTGA
- the menA gene encoding 1,4-dihydroxy-2-naphthoate polyprenyltransferase: protein MGTEKEISSAKLIWKMTRPHTLTATFSPVILGTVASLYVAEIDWLLFIAMMVACLALQIATNLFNEYYDFKRGLDTADSVGIGGGIVRHGLKPKNVLTVALLLYVVAAIIGVYICMNSSWWLVVIGLIGMAVGYLYTGGPLPIAYTPFGELVSGLLMGTCFVLIAFFIQTNTITTESVLISIPIGILVGAINMSNNIRDIEEDIKGGRKTLVILLGREKAIVTLAVAFFIAYLWIAVIVLMGYISPWALVMFLGLRKPISAIQSFQKGAKDPGYMRIAMKSTAMTNTIFGFLLSAGLLISYLF, encoded by the coding sequence ATGGGGACAGAAAAAGAAATTAGTTCCGCTAAATTAATATGGAAGATGACGCGCCCGCATACGTTAACGGCGACATTTTCTCCTGTAATTTTAGGAACGGTGGCATCACTTTATGTTGCCGAAATTGATTGGCTTTTATTTATTGCGATGATGGTTGCATGTTTAGCATTGCAAATCGCAACGAACTTATTTAATGAGTACTATGATTTCAAACGTGGATTAGATACAGCTGATTCTGTTGGAATTGGTGGTGGAATTGTTCGTCATGGATTGAAACCAAAAAATGTGTTAACAGTTGCGCTTTTATTGTATGTAGTAGCAGCAATTATTGGAGTTTATATTTGTATGAATAGCAGCTGGTGGTTAGTCGTCATTGGTTTAATTGGAATGGCGGTTGGCTATTTATATACAGGTGGTCCATTGCCAATTGCGTACACTCCGTTTGGAGAATTAGTTTCTGGATTGTTAATGGGAACATGTTTTGTACTCATTGCTTTCTTTATTCAAACGAATACGATAACGACTGAAAGTGTATTGATTTCCATCCCAATTGGAATTTTAGTCGGTGCAATCAATATGTCGAATAACATCCGAGATATCGAAGAAGATATTAAAGGAGGAAGAAAGACATTGGTAATCCTCCTTGGGAGAGAAAAAGCAATAGTAACACTAGCTGTAGCCTTTTTCATTGCTTATTTATGGATCGCGGTGATTGTATTGATGGGTTATATAAGCCCTTGGGCATTAGTTATGTTCCTAGGCTTGAGAAAACCAATCTCTGCCATTCAAAGTTTCCAAAAAGGGGCAAAGGATCCCGGGTATATGCGCATCGCAATGAAATCAACAGCGATGACAAATACAATTTTCGGCTTCTTATTATCTGCAGGTTTATTAATTAGTTATCTGTTTTAA
- the satA gene encoding streptothricin N-acetyltransferase SatA gives MSLLIRELETNDLDSFPEIDDSFIVNARLMLSLSKVNRRIEYTVEDVPRYEKSYLQNQNDNEELAYNEYINNPNQVIYIALLHNQIIGFIVLKKNWNHYAYIEDITVDKKYRTLGVGKRLVDQAKKWAKKDNMSGIMLETQNNNVVACKFYEKCGFVIGGFDFLVYKGLDMTSDEVAIYWYFHFK, from the coding sequence ATGAGCCTTTTAATTAGAGAGTTAGAAACAAATGATTTAGATAGTTTTCCGGAGATTGATGACAGTTTTATAGTGAATGCTCGGTTAATGCTCTCTCTTTCAAAAGTAAATAGACGCATAGAATATACAGTAGAAGACGTTCCGCGTTATGAAAAAAGTTATTTACAAAATCAAAATGATAATGAAGAACTCGCGTACAATGAATATATTAATAACCCTAATCAAGTAATTTACATAGCACTGTTACATAACCAAATCATTGGATTCATAGTATTGAAAAAGAATTGGAATCACTATGCTTACATAGAAGATATAACGGTGGATAAAAAATATCGTACACTCGGGGTTGGTAAAAGATTAGTTGATCAAGCAAAGAAATGGGCAAAGAAAGACAATATGTCGGGTATCATGCTTGAAACGCAAAATAATAATGTCGTAGCATGTAAGTTCTATGAAAAATGCGGATTTGTAATTGGTGGATTTGATTTTCTTGTTTATAAAGGTTTGGATATGACAAGTGATGAAGTTGCAATTTATTGGTATTTTCATTTCAAATGA
- a CDS encoding DUF2309 domain-containing protein yields MNIPSILRKETLKKKDTNIDLQENNINDLVVFASRVIAPLWPISTFAAHHPWMGLEKQSFEQVANWLKEVRNVDIYPSASMIHSAKAKGEIKESYLQIGLSRWLDSQSFHIPRETAEHFCQEALKLEKLPSSLLSSQEVNKLAEEMSYINTASMEDSSMQPISSLIENQNGDNLSDILNYHIIKWCKLYLDDAGASWTMPNREKGFYRAWHHLITFDPALNKNERKILKDWPQDAHVALTKALFELGISESNMQAYLEGHLLSLPGWAGMIRWRSQQSIEEQELVIEYLAVRISMELAIVKPYLPLTNQKAEKKVSIVPLIASWIYWGNISTREWSQMSAAEQSELLAFVYRFDENTRKKLWLEAWEQTHAEQLREKIASKQCATNDKKRVLAQLAFCIDVRSEPFRRHLEKLGPFETFGIAGFFGLPIATTELGSNDSHPSLPVILKPKHQIKELTDENECKSYEQRKMVGSSVRYTFKTMKQNVLTSMLLPEVSGPLLGLQMVTRSFVPRRVGSFIRNLHKTMLQKPDTTFSLNHVHDTNCEIPIGFTKEEKVNYVRQALKMVGLTEKFAPLVVMCGHSSQSTNNPYAAALECGACGGAAGGFNARVFATLCNLPEVREALSAEGIKIPEDTIFVAAEHKTTVDELEWIYVPELSETAQEAFDCIESIMPNVSQHANRERLMQLPHFKTEIKNPSKEAHRFAEDWSEIRPEWGLARNASFIIGQRELTQDCDLEGRAFLHNYDWKQDESGDILANIIAGPGTVAQWINLQYYASTVAPHYYGSGNKTTQTVTAGLGVMQGNASDLLPGLPWQSVMQSDSETYHSPLRLLIVIQAPIEYIERLLNTNLTFREKVQNGWVRLASVDPEGQWKNWS; encoded by the coding sequence ATGAACATACCGTCAATATTAAGGAAAGAGACTTTAAAAAAGAAAGATACAAACATTGATCTACAAGAAAATAATATAAATGATTTAGTTGTATTTGCTAGCCGAGTGATTGCACCACTTTGGCCTATCTCTACATTTGCAGCTCATCACCCTTGGATGGGACTTGAAAAGCAATCATTTGAACAAGTCGCAAATTGGTTAAAAGAAGTTCGTAATGTGGATATTTATCCTAGTGCCTCCATGATTCATTCGGCAAAGGCGAAGGGTGAGATTAAGGAATCGTATTTACAAATTGGCTTGTCTCGTTGGCTTGATTCACAATCTTTTCATATTCCGCGAGAGACAGCGGAGCATTTTTGCCAAGAGGCTTTAAAGTTAGAAAAATTACCTTCTAGTCTATTATCATCGCAAGAAGTAAATAAATTGGCAGAAGAAATGAGTTATATAAATACAGCAAGTATGGAAGACTCTTCTATGCAACCAATAAGCTCACTTATAGAGAATCAAAATGGTGACAATCTATCTGATATTCTTAATTATCATATTATTAAATGGTGTAAATTATATCTTGATGACGCTGGGGCAAGTTGGACGATGCCAAATCGGGAGAAAGGTTTTTATCGTGCATGGCACCACCTTATTACATTCGATCCAGCGCTCAATAAAAATGAGCGTAAAATTTTAAAAGATTGGCCACAAGATGCCCATGTAGCTTTAACAAAAGCATTATTTGAACTAGGAATTTCTGAATCTAACATGCAAGCTTACCTTGAAGGGCACTTACTTTCTTTGCCTGGATGGGCAGGAATGATACGATGGCGCTCGCAACAATCAATTGAGGAACAGGAACTCGTTATAGAATATTTAGCAGTTCGAATTTCTATGGAGTTAGCCATTGTAAAACCTTATTTGCCTTTAACAAATCAAAAGGCTGAGAAAAAAGTTTCGATTGTCCCACTTATAGCTTCTTGGATCTATTGGGGGAATATTTCAACCCGGGAATGGTCACAAATGTCTGCAGCTGAACAAAGTGAATTATTAGCATTTGTTTATCGCTTTGATGAAAATACTCGCAAGAAACTTTGGCTGGAAGCTTGGGAACAGACGCATGCAGAGCAATTAAGGGAGAAAATTGCTTCTAAGCAATGTGCAACTAATGATAAAAAGCGTGTATTAGCTCAATTAGCATTCTGTATTGATGTACGTTCAGAACCGTTTCGTCGCCACCTTGAAAAATTAGGTCCGTTTGAAACGTTTGGAATAGCTGGTTTCTTTGGGTTACCAATTGCGACTACTGAACTAGGCAGTAATGATAGCCATCCTTCTTTGCCAGTTATATTAAAACCGAAACATCAAATAAAAGAGCTCACAGATGAAAATGAATGTAAATCTTATGAGCAACGTAAGATGGTAGGCAGTTCGGTACGTTATACATTTAAAACAATGAAACAGAACGTACTGACAAGTATGTTACTGCCTGAGGTAAGTGGCCCTTTACTTGGTCTACAAATGGTGACAAGGAGTTTTGTGCCAAGAAGAGTAGGGAGTTTCATTCGTAATCTTCATAAAACGATGTTACAAAAACCTGATACAACATTCTCGCTTAATCATGTTCATGATACAAACTGTGAGATACCGATCGGTTTTACGAAAGAAGAAAAAGTGAACTATGTGCGTCAAGCTTTAAAAATGGTGGGATTGACAGAAAAATTCGCGCCTTTAGTTGTAATGTGCGGACATAGTAGTCAAAGTACGAACAACCCTTATGCTGCAGCGCTTGAGTGTGGTGCTTGTGGCGGAGCAGCAGGAGGATTCAATGCAAGAGTTTTCGCTACTTTATGTAATCTTCCAGAAGTGAGAGAGGCGTTGTCTGCTGAAGGAATTAAAATTCCTGAAGACACCATTTTTGTAGCAGCTGAACATAAAACAACAGTGGATGAATTGGAATGGATTTACGTCCCAGAACTTTCAGAAACTGCGCAAGAAGCATTTGATTGTATCGAGTCGATTATGCCAAATGTGAGCCAACATGCGAATAGAGAGCGTTTAATGCAATTACCTCATTTTAAAACGGAAATAAAAAATCCGAGTAAAGAGGCACATCGATTTGCAGAAGATTGGAGTGAAATACGTCCGGAATGGGGATTAGCCCGTAATGCATCGTTTATTATCGGGCAGCGTGAATTGACTCAGGATTGTGACTTAGAAGGTAGGGCTTTCCTCCATAATTATGATTGGAAACAGGATGAAAGTGGCGATATATTAGCTAACATTATTGCAGGACCAGGAACAGTAGCGCAGTGGATCAATCTACAATATTACGCTTCAACTGTAGCTCCACATTATTATGGTAGTGGAAACAAAACAACACAAACCGTAACGGCAGGTCTCGGTGTTATGCAGGGAAATGCAAGTGACTTGTTGCCAGGCTTACCTTGGCAATCCGTTATGCAGTCAGATAGTGAGACATATCACTCACCACTTCGTTTACTAATTGTAATTCAAGCGCCTATTGAATATATAGAGCGTTTGCTAAATACCAATCTCACATTTCGAGAAAAAGTTCAAAATGGATGGGTTAGACTGGCGAGTGTTGATCCAGAAGGACAATGGAAAAATTGGTCATAA
- a CDS encoding TetR/AcrR family transcriptional regulator: protein MINVQGKRGRPRNIETQKAILSASYELLLESGFKAVTVDKIADRAKVSKATIYKWWPNKAAVVMDGFLFAAAARLPIPDTGSALNDILIHATSLTKFLISREGTIITELVGEGQFDSKLAEEYRTRYFQPRRLQAKQLLEKGIKRGELKENLDIDLSIDLIYGPIFYRLLVTGEKLDDSYVHDLVINAFEGICLN, encoded by the coding sequence ATGATTAATGTGCAAGGTAAAAGAGGTAGACCGCGTAATATTGAAACCCAAAAAGCTATCCTTTCTGCATCTTATGAGTTATTACTGGAAAGTGGCTTTAAAGCAGTCACAGTCGATAAAATTGCAGACCGTGCTAAAGTTAGTAAAGCTACGATTTATAAATGGTGGCCTAATAAGGCTGCTGTAGTAATGGATGGTTTTCTTTTTGCTGCCGCAGCTAGATTGCCTATACCTGACACAGGTTCAGCATTGAATGATATTTTAATTCATGCCACAAGTTTAACCAAATTTTTGATAAGTCGGGAAGGGACTATTATTACTGAGTTAGTTGGCGAAGGCCAATTTGATTCAAAGCTGGCAGAGGAATATCGTACTCGATATTTCCAGCCACGTCGCCTGCAAGCAAAGCAACTTCTGGAGAAGGGAATTAAAAGAGGAGAATTAAAAGAAAATCTCGATATTGACTTAAGTATCGATCTCATTTACGGACCAATTTTTTATCGGTTGCTAGTAACCGGTGAAAAGTTGGATGATTCCTATGTGCATGACTTGGTAATAAATGCATTTGAAGGAATATGCTTGAATTGA
- a CDS encoding cryptochrome/photolyase family protein: MQNKIIVMFQKDFRLYDNPALFEAAQSGEVVPVYVHDETFSMGSASKWWLHHTIIDVKKQLEALGSTLIIRKGNTQAEILSLIEQLGITAVYWNICYDPDRLQSNQKMKMMLEDKGIICKEFNSHLLLEPWIIKKKDNTEYKVFTPFYNAFQKQVIQKPISKVQSIKGGNSLPLSLSVSELHLLPTIPWTSHIESIWEPTEEGAYKTFKKFFSSKLVSYSEERDFPNQNAHSMLAPYLSFGQISVKLMYHFLINKSTEKQCSLFEQQVNSFIRQLIWREFSYYLLYHYPFTVYKPLNKNFEHFPWNNEEELLRVWQKGETGYPFIDAGMRELWQTGFMHNRARMAVASFLVKHLLIPWQEGARWFMDTLLDADIANNTMGWQWVAGSGADASPYFRIFNPITQGEKFDKNGEYIRKWVPELRDIPNKYIHKPWEAPEHVLQKANIQLGHTYPLPVVDHKAARERALCAYKSMKEFV, from the coding sequence ATGCAAAATAAAATTATCGTTATGTTTCAAAAAGATTTTCGCTTATATGATAACCCAGCTCTATTTGAAGCTGCTCAGTCCGGTGAGGTTGTTCCGGTATATGTACATGACGAAACTTTTTCAATGGGAAGTGCGTCGAAGTGGTGGTTACACCATACTATAATAGATGTAAAGAAGCAACTTGAGGCATTGGGTTCTACTTTAATAATCCGCAAAGGAAATACACAGGCAGAAATACTTTCTCTCATAGAACAGTTAGGTATAACGGCCGTATATTGGAATATTTGTTATGATCCGGACAGATTACAATCTAATCAAAAAATGAAAATGATGTTAGAAGATAAAGGTATTATCTGTAAGGAATTTAATTCACATTTATTATTAGAACCGTGGATTATTAAAAAGAAAGATAACACTGAATATAAGGTGTTTACGCCTTTTTACAATGCATTTCAAAAGCAGGTAATACAAAAGCCTATTAGTAAAGTGCAGAGTATAAAAGGGGGAAACTCTTTACCATTAAGCTTATCTGTTTCAGAATTACACTTGCTACCGACTATACCTTGGACATCTCATATTGAATCAATATGGGAGCCTACAGAAGAAGGGGCATACAAAACATTTAAGAAATTTTTCTCTAGCAAATTAGTCTCTTATAGTGAAGAAAGAGATTTTCCAAATCAAAATGCTCATTCGATGTTGGCACCGTATCTTTCATTTGGTCAAATATCAGTAAAGCTAATGTATCATTTCTTAATAAATAAAAGTACTGAAAAACAATGTAGTCTTTTTGAACAACAAGTGAATAGCTTTATACGTCAATTAATTTGGCGAGAGTTTTCTTATTATTTGCTATATCATTATCCATTTACAGTATATAAGCCTCTTAATAAGAACTTTGAACATTTTCCGTGGAATAATGAAGAGGAGTTATTAAGAGTATGGCAAAAGGGCGAAACTGGTTATCCGTTTATTGATGCAGGAATGCGGGAGCTATGGCAAACAGGTTTTATGCATAACCGAGCAAGAATGGCTGTGGCCTCTTTTCTTGTCAAGCATTTGTTAATTCCGTGGCAAGAAGGGGCAAGATGGTTTATGGATACTCTACTAGATGCTGATATTGCAAATAATACAATGGGATGGCAATGGGTTGCTGGAAGTGGAGCGGATGCATCACCATACTTTCGTATTTTTAACCCCATCACACAAGGAGAAAAGTTTGATAAAAATGGGGAGTATATAAGAAAATGGGTACCAGAATTAAGAGATATACCGAATAAATATATACATAAACCGTGGGAAGCACCTGAGCATGTTTTACAAAAGGCCAATATACAGCTTGGTCATACATATCCTTTGCCAGTTGTTGATCATAAGGCAGCGCGGGAGAGAGCACTTTGTGCATATAAAAGTATGAAAGAATTTGTATAA
- a CDS encoding YxeA family protein → MKKFVICIIGIGLPIYLLPFILRGDLDRFNPIAEEKNVYAIALGYGVPDYHYKGRAIYSLKSVDELSNEKDYKVGTNTPNDFIRKTYLKIHVKGKYVYSYDIIAEEDIPEKIREQLKIVNK, encoded by the coding sequence ATGAAGAAATTTGTAATTTGCATAATAGGAATAGGTCTTCCTATATACTTACTACCTTTCATATTACGCGGGGATTTAGACAGATTTAATCCGATTGCTGAAGAAAAAAATGTATACGCCATTGCGCTAGGTTATGGCGTTCCAGATTATCATTATAAAGGCCGGGCTATTTACTCACTAAAAAGTGTTGATGAATTAAGCAATGAGAAAGATTATAAAGTGGGAACGAACACCCCTAATGATTTTATTAGAAAAACTTACTTAAAGATTCATGTAAAAGGAAAATATGTGTATTCTTACGATATTATCGCTGAAGAGGATATTCCCGAGAAAATAAGAGAGCAATTGAAGATAGTAAACAAATAA
- a CDS encoding DUF2294 domain-containing protein, protein MKNSKGSIESEISKAITHWEKDYLGRGSISVKTDILRDMIIVNLQGVLTPAEYTVCETKDGMLTIKKNRSELVESGIEDLKEIILELTGEKVKSFHTDISSRTGERVMIFKLFHNLEEKF, encoded by the coding sequence ATGAAAAACTCAAAAGGCTCTATTGAATCAGAGATAAGCAAAGCAATTACGCACTGGGAAAAGGACTACCTAGGACGCGGATCTATATCCGTTAAGACAGATATATTACGGGATATGATTATCGTAAATTTACAAGGTGTTTTAACACCGGCTGAATATACTGTTTGCGAAACGAAAGACGGTATGCTAACGATAAAGAAAAATCGTTCGGAGCTAGTTGAATCTGGAATTGAAGATTTGAAAGAGATCATACTAGAATTAACTGGAGAAAAAGTGAAAAGTTTTCATACTGATATAAGCTCCCGTACAGGTGAACGAGTAATGATTTTTAAATTGTTTCATAATCTTGAGGAAAAGTTTTAA
- a CDS encoding low temperature requirement protein A: MEEKKVTWLELFYDLLFVAAVTAATHVLLHVEDGQIHAEYLVKFVLIFIPIWWAWVGQTIFVNRFGKDLFHQRIFLILQMFFVLIMTSSLSADFDPYYLSFLIGYIGLRVVTAIQYLVIQRIEEGARKKAALFLGRYFWIGIVISLLSVFFDSWIRYAVLYFGILIDIVVPLLGRKCLEKVPTNTAHLLERFGLFSIILFGEALVSTLVVIQPKQGNWDSISFAIISFILIISMWWQYFDNMEKKLDKSKQTSGQIIIYGHLFILMSLSMVAASIRLLFLHEVYYSFILYFVFGSVLLYFLSTTIVFHQYRFEQHRLNIYHLCLFLGILAVFFVINLIIAVPNIVIIGQLTLFFIIYAKLTST; the protein is encoded by the coding sequence GTGGAAGAAAAGAAAGTGACGTGGTTAGAACTCTTTTATGATTTGTTATTTGTGGCGGCAGTGACGGCTGCGACTCATGTTTTACTTCATGTTGAAGATGGTCAAATCCATGCAGAGTATTTAGTAAAGTTTGTCTTAATTTTTATTCCGATCTGGTGGGCTTGGGTAGGGCAAACTATCTTTGTTAACCGGTTTGGAAAAGATTTATTTCATCAAAGGATTTTTTTGATCCTGCAAATGTTTTTTGTCCTAATAATGACATCAAGCTTATCAGCTGATTTTGATCCGTATTATCTTTCTTTTTTAATTGGCTATATTGGCTTAAGGGTCGTGACTGCAATTCAATATCTTGTTATCCAGCGTATAGAAGAGGGGGCTCGAAAAAAAGCAGCACTCTTTTTAGGAAGATATTTTTGGATTGGAATCGTTATTTCATTATTATCCGTCTTTTTTGATTCTTGGATTCGATATGCTGTGTTATATTTTGGGATTCTTATCGATATTGTTGTCCCACTGCTTGGAAGGAAGTGTTTAGAAAAGGTTCCTACAAATACAGCCCACTTGTTAGAGAGATTTGGTCTATTTTCCATTATTCTCTTTGGGGAAGCTCTTGTAAGCACTCTTGTGGTCATTCAACCTAAACAAGGAAATTGGGATTCAATAAGCTTTGCGATCATTTCATTTATCCTCATTATTTCGATGTGGTGGCAATATTTTGATAACATGGAGAAGAAACTCGACAAGTCTAAACAAACTTCTGGTCAAATTATTATTTACGGTCATCTATTTATTTTAATGTCTTTGAGTATGGTTGCAGCATCCATTAGATTATTATTTTTACATGAGGTCTATTATTCTTTTATCTTATATTTTGTTTTTGGTTCTGTATTGCTCTATTTCCTGTCAACTACAATTGTTTTTCATCAATACAGATTTGAACAACACCGCTTGAACATTTATCATTTATGCTTGTTTTTAGGAATTTTAGCAGTCTTTTTTGTTATTAATTTAATTATAGCAGTGCCGAATATTGTGATAATAGGACAATTAACCTTATTTTTTATCATCTATGCTAAATTAACAAGTACATAA